From a single Nostoc edaphicum CCNP1411 genomic region:
- the hemF gene encoding oxygen-dependent coproporphyrinogen oxidase: MGRHSDNSLQESRNHTTLLASPTNTIPQDSRERSQQFMQNLQDEICTALEQLDGKARFQEDYWERAEGGEGRTRVIREGRVFEQGGVNFSAVWGSSLPPAILAQRPEAAGHEFFATGTSMVLHPRNPYVPTVHLNYRYFQAGPIWWFGGGADLTPYYPFAEDAVHFHQTLKNACDVHHPEYYPTFKRWCDEYFYLKHRQEQRGIGGIFFDYQDASGKLYVGDQTDSPAALYSQQVGTVSRNWEDIFAFVQSCGQAFLPAYLPIVEQRQEIEYGDRQRQFQLYRRGRYAEFNLVYDRGTVFGLQTNGRTESILMSLPPLARWEYCYEPEPGTPEARLTEIFLQPHDWTNVTFVQK; encoded by the coding sequence ATGGGTCGTCATTCCGATAATTCTCTGCAAGAATCTAGAAATCACACAACATTGCTGGCATCACCTACCAACACAATACCCCAGGATTCACGGGAGCGATCGCAGCAATTCATGCAGAATTTACAAGATGAAATTTGCACAGCCTTAGAGCAACTTGATGGAAAAGCACGCTTTCAAGAAGACTACTGGGAACGAGCAGAAGGTGGAGAAGGGCGTACTCGCGTGATTCGAGAAGGGCGGGTGTTTGAACAGGGTGGTGTAAACTTTTCGGCAGTTTGGGGAAGTAGTCTACCGCCGGCAATTTTGGCTCAACGGCCAGAAGCCGCAGGACATGAATTTTTTGCCACAGGAACCTCAATGGTGTTGCATCCCCGTAATCCCTACGTACCAACAGTGCATCTGAACTACCGCTACTTTCAGGCAGGCCCGATTTGGTGGTTTGGTGGTGGGGCTGATTTAACGCCATACTACCCCTTTGCAGAAGATGCAGTTCACTTTCATCAGACGCTCAAAAATGCCTGTGATGTCCACCATCCAGAATATTATCCAACCTTTAAACGCTGGTGTGATGAATACTTCTACTTAAAACATCGTCAAGAACAGCGAGGCATTGGCGGCATCTTCTTTGACTATCAGGATGCTAGCGGCAAGCTTTATGTAGGCGATCAAACAGATAGTCCAGCAGCACTCTACAGTCAGCAAGTAGGAACGGTATCTCGTAACTGGGAAGATATCTTTGCCTTTGTTCAGTCTTGCGGTCAAGCATTTTTACCTGCCTATTTGCCCATTGTAGAACAACGGCAAGAAATAGAATATGGCGATCGCCAACGTCAGTTCCAACTGTACCGTCGGGGTCGTTACGCAGAGTTTAATCTGGTGTATGACCGAGGAACGGTTTTCGGTCTGCAAACCAATGGTAGAACAGAATCCATACTGATGTCTCTACCACCTCTAGCACGCTGGGAATATTGCTATGAGCCAGAACCAGGTACACCCGAAGCACGGCTCACCGAAATTTTTCTCCAGCCTCACGATTGGACGAATGTGACTTTTGTTCAAAAATAA